A stretch of DNA from Variovorax paradoxus:
AATACGGGGGCAGCCCCCATCCCAACCTTCCCCCAGCGGGGGAAGGAGCAACACCCGACACTCAGCCCGGAAAGTCTTCGCCGCGCAGCTCGATCGGCTGCCCATGCGGCGTGCGCTCCGCCGCGTGATCCCACGCGTGGCGATAGCGGGCCAGCTCGTCGTCGGAACTCGCACCCTTGCGGGCCACAAGCCCTTCAAGCGCGGCGAGCCAGTGGCGGTAGTAGGTGTCGCCCGTGTCCGGGTCGCCCGCGGCTTGCGCGGCAGCAATCTGCGTGGCCAGCGCCTCGGCCCACTCGATCCAGCTGAACAGCCCGCGCTCATGCAACGCCAGCGTCATCGCGAAGGCTTGCGCCTCCCATGGCTCCCTGAACACCGGCCCGTCGGCGTCGCGCGGCATGCCCGGGGCGAGTGCGAGCGGCGGCATGTCGTTCGCCTTCATGCCGCAGGCTCCAGGTAGCTTTCCCACGCATCGACCGACACGGCGAGGTTCTGGCGCGGTGCGTCGGCGCCCCACAGTTCGGCTTCGTCGAAGACCACGGTGTAGAGCCATTGCGGCTGCTCGCCCAGGCCCTGCGCATTCGCATCGGCGAACACGTGTGCGCCGTGGATGTGTTCGATCATGCCGCGCTTGCCCTGCACGTAGCCCGGCAGGCGCGTGTGGTGGTCGATGCGGCCGAGGTGCATGCGCACGGCCTGGCCAACCGCAAAGCGTGCGGGCGCCGGTGCGGGGCGTTCGGTGGCGGAGCCCTTGGCGAGCACGGCGGGCACGTTCGCGGCCTGCAGCACGCGGGCGACCGGTGCGGGCGGATGCCTCATCTCGCCGGACGCGATCTCGTCCGGGAAGACCTGGCCGCGCTGCAGCATCAGCTGCTCCAGCGCGCCGAGCCAGATCTGGTAGTAGCTCAGGTCACGGTAGTTCGGCAGCGTCTCGCGCACGGCACGGCTCGCATCGATGTTCCAGGAGCCGGTCGCGCCCATGGCCAGCGTGAGGGCCAGCGCGCGCGGCTCCCAGGCGCCATGGAACAGCTCGCCCTCGGGTTCGGGCGTGACGGGGCCGAAACCGGGTTGCCCGCCGAGGTCGGCGTGGGTCGTGTAGGTCATGCAGTACTCCTTGCAGACGGCGCCTCGACCACGCGCGTGCCGATCATCGAATCGCGCGAAACCAGCGCGGCCAACTCGTCCTCGCTCCAGCCCTCGGTGCCGGCCGGGCGCTGCGGGATCACGAGGTAGCGCACCTCGGCGGTCGAGTCCCAGACGCGGATGCGGGTGTTCTCGAGCAGCGTGGTGCCGAAGTCGGCCAGCACGCCGCGCGGGTCTTTCACGGCGCGCGAGCGGTACGGCGCGCTCTTGTACCAGGTGGGCGGCAGGCCGAGCACGGGCCAGGGGTAACAGCTGCAGAGGGTGCAAACGACCATGTGGTGCTGGTCGTCGGTGTTCGCCACCGCGACCATGTGCTCGCCCTGGCGGCCCGTGTAGCCGAGCGAGGCGATCGCCGCCGTGGCATCGGCCATCAGCCAGTCGTGAAACTTCTGGTCGACCCACGCCCGCGCCACCACCCGTGCCCCGTTGCGCGGCCCGATGCGGGTCTGGTAGGTGTCGATCAGCGCATCGAGCGCGGCGGGATCGATGTAGCCCTTTTGGGTGAGCACGCTTTCGAGGGCGCGCACACGCAGGTCCATCTCGCCGAGTTCGCTGTGGTCGTGAGAGTGGTCGTGGGAGTCGTGGGAGTCGTGGGAGTGGTCATGGCCGGTCATCGGCCGATGCTAGCGCCGCCCCGTAAAATTCCCAACATGACCTCGTCCACCCGCCCCATCCGCTCCCAGTACGAAGACTTCATGCGCCATGTCGACACCCATGGCGTCTTCAAGAGCGACCGCACGGGCACGGGCACCAAGAGCGTGTTCGGCCACCAGATGCGCTTCGACCTGAACGAGGGCTTTCCGCTGGTGACCACGAAGAAGGTGCACCTCAAATCCATCATCCAGGAACTGCTGTGGTTCCTGACCGGCTCGAGCAACAACAACTGGCTCAAGGAACGCGGCGTCACCATCTGGGACGAATGGGCGCGCGAAGACGGTGACCTGGGCCCGGTGTACGGCGTGCAGTGGCGCAGCTGGCCCACGCCCGACGGCGGCCACATCGACCAGATTTCCGACGTCATCAAGACCCTGAAGACCAACCCCGATTCGCGCCGCATCATCGTGAGCGCCTGGAACGTGGCCGAGCTGTCGAAGATGGCGCTCATGCCCTGCCACGCCTTCTTCCAGTTCTACGTGGCGCCGCCGCAGGCCGAAGGCGAGCGCGGCAAGCTCAGCTGCCAGCTCTACCAGCGCAGCGCCGACATCTTCCTGGGCGTGCCCTTCAACATCGCCAGCTACGCGCTGCTCACGCACATGGTGGCGCAGCAGTGCGACCTCGACGTGGGCGACTTCATCTGGACCGGCGGCGACTGCCACATCTACAGCAACCACGCCGAGCAGGTGAAGCTGCAGCTCAGCCGCGACCCGTACCCCTACCCCACGCTGAACATCAAGCGCAAGCCGGATTCGATCTTCGACTACCAGTACGAAGACTTCGAAGTGCTCGATTACAAGCACGGCGATCCGATCAAGGCGCCGGTGGCGGTGTGAGCGCCATGAGTGCCGCCACACCCCGCATCCACCTGATCTTCGCGCGCGCCGCCAACGGCGTGATCGGCGCGAACAACACCATTCCCTGGCACCTGCCCGAGGACATGGCGCACTTCAAGCAGCAGACGCTGGGTGCGCCGGTGATCATGGGCCGCAAGACCTGGGACTCGCTGCCGCCGCGCTTTCGTCCGTTGCCGGGCCGCCAGAACATCGTGATCACGCGGCAGGCCGACTGGGCCGCCGATGGCGCGCAGCGTGTGGGCAGCGTGCAGGAAGCGATCGCGTTGTGCGAAGCGCTGGAGCTGCCCGATGCCTGGGTGATCGGCGGCGCACAGATCTACGCCGAAGCCGAACCGCTGGCTCAGCGCGCCGTGGTCACCGAGATCGCACGCGACTACGAAGGCGATGCGCACGCCCCCGTGCTCGACGCCGCCGTGTGGCGCGAGACGCAGCGCGAATCGCACGTCTCGGCCAAGGACGGCCTGCCCTTCAGCTTCGTGACCTACGAACGCATCGCGGCATGACGACGCCGCCTCGCAGGTCCGGCAGCTCGCCGCGGCTCTCGCGGCGCACCGTGCTGGCCGGTGCCGCCCTGCTCGCCGGCCTCGCGCCGCTGCAGGCCCTGCATGCCGCCGGACCATTGGAGTCCGACGAAGAGGCGCTCTTCATGCCCGGCACCGCGCGCCCCACCGCCGACGGCCGGATCGAGGTCGATGTGCATGCCTGGGTGTTCGAGCGCGAACAGCGCTGGGGCCTGGACGCCGCGCTCGCGCGCTACCTCGGCATGAACCTGAAGAAGCTCACGCCGGCCGCGCGGCTGCGCTTCAGCCAGCGCACCGCGCTGTTCCATGCCGAGTCGGAAGAAGACAAGGTGATCGACGTCGTCTTCGACGGCTCGGCCACGCGCCTCACGATGCCGCCCACGGGCGCCGACGGCCGCAGCAACCTGCGCGCGGTCCTCGAGGCCTCGCACATCCCGGCGTCGCAGGAGTGGCTGCCTTTCCACGGCGTGACCGGCCCGGGCGAGCTGCTGCCGCGCTTTCGCGGCCGCGCGCAGATCGTGCCGGCGCAAGGCGTGTCGGTCATCTCGGACATCGACGACACCATCAAGCGCACGCAGGTGCGCGACCGGCGCGAGATGCTGCTGAACACCTTCGCGCGCCGCTTCGAGGCCGCGCCGGGCATGGCGGCGTACTACCGCGCGCTGGCGCAGGCGCCCGGCACGCGCTTTCACTACCTCTCGGGCAGCCCGATCCAGCTGTACCCCGCACTCACCGATTTCATTCGCGACGCCGACTTTCCCGCCGGCAGCATGCACCTGCGCGAGAGCACGACCTGGCGCACGCTCATTCCCAGCGGCGAAGAATCGCGCGCGCACAAGCTCGGCGCGATCGAGCGGCTGCTGGCCGAATTTCCGCAGCGCCGCTTCGTGCTCGTGGGCGATTCGGGCGAGGCCGATCCCGAGATCTATGCGCAGGTGTTCCGCGCGCATGCGCAGCGCATCGACGGCATCGTGATCCGCGACGTGACCGACGAGAACCGGCTGTCCGATCGCTACCGCGCGACCTTTGAAGGCATCGATCCGGTGGCCTGGCATCTGCTGCAGGCCGACACCACGGCATGGCCGATGCAGGCGGCCCTGCGGTAGCCGGACACGCCAGAAACAAAGCGGCACACCGCCACCGTTTGCGCTTGCAAAAAGAACACTTCGGTACACGCAAAAAGGCATGCCCGGCGCAGGGTTTACACAGCGCTGATTGTTTGTGCGCACAATGGTCGAACCGCCCTCCCCTCAACCCAAGGAGACGACCCATGTCCATGGAATTTCTTCGGACCATCGCCGAGCAGAAATTGCCATACGTCCTCCACACGCCCGCTGACATCGACAGGCTGCGCGTGCTGCGTGCCGCCGAACTCGTGACTGCCTTCATTCCGCCGTCGGAGCACGCGCCCGACGAGCGCGCGATCCGTCAGCTGGCCCAGGTGGAATCCATCACCGCGAAGGGCCGCCTGGCACTGAACAAGGCGACCTCTTCGTTCATCGAGCTCTGAGCGCCCGGGCCTGAACGCTCAGGTCAGACGACGCCCTGCGCCAGCATCGCATCCGCCACGCGCACGAAGCCGGCGATGTTCGCGCCGTCCACGTAACTCACGCTGCCGTCGGCACGCGAACCGTAGTGCAGGCACGACTCGTGGATGCCCTGCATGATCTGCAGCAGGCGCGCATCGACCTCGTCACGCGTCCACACCAGCCGAGCCGCGTTCTGGCTCATCTCCAGGCCCGACGTGGCCACGCCGCCCGCGTTGCTCGCCTTGCCCGGCGCATACAGCACGCCGTGGCCTTCGAGCACCTTCACAGCCTCGATGGTCGAGGGCATGTTGGCGCCTTCGGCCACGCACACCACGCCGTTCTTCACCAGCGTGCGCGCGTCTTCCTCGTTGAGCTCGTTCTGCGTGGCGCTGGGCAGCGCCACGTCGACCGGCACGTGCCACGGCGTCGCGCCGGCCACGAAGCGGGTGCCGGTGCGCTCGGCATAGTCGCTCACGCGGCCGTAGAGGTGGTTCTTCACGTCCATCAGCACGGCGAGTTTTTCGGGCGTGAAGCCGTCCTCGTCGACCACGGTGCCGCTCGAGTCCGACACGGTGACCACCTTGGCGCCCAGCGCCATGGCCTTCTCGATGGTGTACTGCGCCACGTTGCCCGCGCCCGAGACGCTCACGCGCAGGCCGTCGAAGCTGCGACCCTTGCGCTTGAGCATTTCCTGCGCGAAGTAGACGTTGCCGTAGCCGGTGGCTTCGGGGCGAATGAGCGAGCCGCCGAAGCTCAGGCCCTTGCCGGTGAACACGCAGTCGGCGCGGTTGGTGAGCTTCTTGACCATGCCGGCCATGAAGCCGACCTCGCGCCCGCCCACGCCCACGTCGCCGGCCGGCACGTCGGTGTCGGCGCCCACGTGGCGGAACAGCTCGGTCACCAGCGCCTGGCAGAAGCGCATCACCTCGCCCTGGCTCTTGCCCTTGGGGTCGAAGTCGGCGCCGCCCTTGCCGCCGCCCATGGGCAGCGTGGTCAGCGCGTTCTTGAAGGTCTGCTCGAAGGCGAGGAATTTCAGGATCGACAGGTTCACCGACGGGTGAAAGCGCATGCCGCCCTTGTACGGGCCGATGGCCAGGCTGTGCTGGATGCGGAAACCGCGGTTGACCTGCACTTCGCCGTGGTCGTCCACCCAGGAGATGCGGAACATGATCACGCGCTCGGGTTCGACCAGCCGTTCCAGCAGGCTGTGGCTCGTGTACTTGGGGTGCTTTTCGATGTACGGCCAGAGGCTTTCCATGACTTCGGTCACGGCCTGCAGGTACTCGGGCTGTCCGGGGTTGCGTTGTGCGACGTGTGCGAGGAACCCCCCGGCGGATGCGTGCTTCATTCCAATCCTCTGTTTTCCAAAACGGTGCATAACCTTATGCGAATCCTGCATTTTGCCGGATTGGAGAACCAGATTGAGGCGAAAAGCCCTCAGAAGGTGCGTCGATTGGGCGGCGGGCGCAGCGACGCCCCAATTTGAAACACAGCGGGGCCGGGCGACACACCTGTCACCCGGCCCCCGCATCTGCGCTCGGTGCGTTTTTGCTGCTACTTGCGCGCCTTCTCGATCTCCGCCATCAGCTCCTTGACGGTGGCCTCGCCGACCGACGCGGTGTACTTGTCGATCACCGGCTTCACTTTGGCGCGCAGCTTCGTCATCTCTTCGGGCGGCAGCTCGGAGACGGTCATGCCGGCCTTCTTGAGCGCGTCGAGCGCGCTGTCGGCGGCGCCGCGCGAGGCCTGGCGCTGGAACACGGTCGCTTCGGCGGCGGCCTCGTTGACGATCTTCTTCTCGTCGGCGCTCATGCCGTCCCAGGTCTTGCGGCTGATCAGCAGCGCCTGCGGGTTGTAGATGTGGCGGGTCTGGGTGATGTACTTCTGCACTTCCGCGAACTTGGACGACAGGATGGTCGTGTTCGGGTTCTCCTGGCCGTCGACCGCCTTCTGGTCGAGCGCGGGGTACAGCTCGGGGAACGGCAGCGGCGTGGCGTTGGCGCCCAGCGCGTTGAACATGTCGATGTAGATCGGCGACTGGATCACGCGGATCTTCAGGCCCGCGATGTCGTCGGCCTTGACGATCGGGCGCTTGCTGTTCGTCAGGTTGCGAAAGCCCAGGTCCCAGTAGCCCAGGCCGTGCAGCGCCTTGTCTTCGAGCTTGGCCATCATCTTCTGGCCGAAGGGGCCATCGGTGACCACGTCGGCTTCCTTGCCGCTGTTGAAGAGGAACGGGAAGTCGAAGGCCGCGAACTCCTTCACCTGCGCCGACAGGATGCCGGCGTTGAGCACCGTCATCTCCACCGTGCCGCCCTGCAGCGCCGACACGGTCTGCAGATCGCCGCCGAGCGTGCCGCCGGGGAACAGCTTCACGGTGATCTTGCCGCCCGACTTCGCGGCCACGAGGTCGGCGAACTTCTGTGCGCCCTGCGCCTGCGGATGGCCGGCCTGGTTCTGGAACGCGAACTTGATGGTGCGCTCCTTGAGCTGCGCGAACGCGCCGGGAGCGGCGAACGCGAGGGTCGCCGCCACGGCGGCCAGCAGCAAGGTGCGCTTCGAATGCTTCGTCTTCATGGTGATGTCTCCTTCTCTTTTCTGGGGGGTGGTGAAACCGGCAGGGCCTACGCCCTCTTCTTGAACAACGCCGAGGCCCCGCTGGCGCGCGCCACCTCTTCGGCGGCCTGGCACAGCGCCGGCCCGAGCGCTTCCATGCGTTGCGGCGTGAGCCGCACCGACGGGCCCGCGATGGTGACGACCCCGATCGCCGTGCCGTCGGCGCCGAACACGGGCGCGGCCATGGCGGTCATCGCGGGGGCGAACACCTCGTTGATCATGCTGAAGCCGCGCTGGCGCGCCGCCTTCACGAAAGCCATCACGGCCTTGAGCGACGTGGGCGCCTTGGGGCCGAAGTCTTCGGGCTTGCCCAGCCCCTTCTTGGCAACCAGCGCCATGGCGTCGTCCTCGCCCATGGTCGACAGCCACGCGTGCCCGGCCGCGCTGCACGAAAGCGCGACCGACAGGCCCATGTCGGGGTCGTAGCGCAGGCCGTGCGTGGCGCCCTGCGCCTTGGCGACGAAGGTCAGGTCTTCGCCGTCGACCACCGCCAGGCGCACGAGCTCGCCCGAGGTCGAGGCCAACTGGTCGAGCAGCGGCTGCGCGATGTCGACGATGCCCGATCGGCTGAGGAACGACAGGCTGATCGACACCAGCTTGATCGTCAGCACGTAGTGGCCGTCGCGCGCCTCCTGCCGCACGTAGCCGCAGCGGATGAGCTCCGCGAGTAATCGGTGCGATGCACTCAAGGGAATCTGCAATTCGCTGGCCAACGCCGACAGCGCGCACCCCTCGGGATGCTCCGCCAGATGTTCCAGCACCTTGAAGCTGCGTTCCAGTATTCCGCTCATGTCGTCCTCCGGGTGTCGTCTCGTCAACGCGGGCGATGAGGCCCGCCGCTCGTGGGTCGCCAGCGTAGCAGAACTCGGGGAAGGGATTTCCATTATGGAAATTCTTTCCAACAAAAATACGATCGCCTCCATCCTGCGTTTTTTCTTCACCTCTGTTCCCTCTTTCTTCCCCTTTTTCTTCCTTCCCGCCTGAGGACCCTTCGTGAAACTTCTTCGTATGCTTGCCGTGGCCGGCCTGTGCGCCGGCCTCACCGCCCCGTCGTGGGCGCAGCAGGAGCGCGTGATCCGCTTCGGCCACCTCAACAACGCCGACCATCCCGTGAGCTTCGGCGTCAAGCGCTTCGCCGAGCTGCTCTCGGCCAAGAGCGGCGGCAAGATGAAGGTGCAGGAGTTCCCCGCCTCGCAGCTGGGCAACGAGATGCAGCAGCAGTCGGCGCTGCAAGGCGGCGTGCAGCAGATGTCGGCACCGGCCACCACCTCGCTGGCCGGCATCGTCAAGGAGTTCGGCCTCGTCGACTTCCCCTTCTCGGTGAACAACTTCGCGCAGGCCGATGCACTGCTCGACGGGCCGCTGGGCCAGGCATTGATCGCCAAGCTCCCCGAGAAGGGCCTCGTTGCTCTGGGCTACTGGGACTTGGGCTTTCGCAACGTGACGAACAGCAAGCGCCCGATCGCCAAGCCTGAAGACCTCGAGGGTTTGAAGATCCGCGTGATCCCCAACCCCGTGTTCCTCGAGACCTTCAAGGCCTTCAAGGCCAACCCGGTGCCGATGCCTTTCGCCGAGCTGTACGGTGCGCTGGAAGCCAAGGCGGTCGATGGGCAAGAGAACCCGTATGCGGTGATCCTGTCGAACAAGTTCTACGAAGTGCAGAAGTTCGTGAGCGCCACGAACCACGTCTACGCCGCCAACATCGTGCTGGTGAGCAAGAAGTTCTGGGACTCGCTCACGCCGGCCGAGCAGAAGATGATGAACGACGCGGCCAACGAGGCACGCGGTTATCAGCGGCAAGTCAGCCGTGCGGCTGCACAGAAGTCCGTCGGCGAACTGCAGGCCAAGGGCGCGCAGTTCAACGAACTCAGCACGCCCGAGCAGAAGCGCATGCGCGAGATCGCCAAGCCCGTCGTCGACAAGTTCGCCGCCCAGTACGACCCCGCCATCGTCAAGCTCTACAACGACGAGCTCGTACGCATCCGCAAGTAAACAAGCAAGCCAGTCAGTCCCTCACCGAAGCTCCCCATGAAGATCCTCGTTCTCCACGGCCCCAACCTCAACCTGTTCGGTCGCCGCGAACCCCACATCTACGGCAAGACCACGCTCGCCGAAATCAACGCGCAGCTGCAGGCGCTCGCCGTCGAACTCGGCGTGACGCTCGAAACCATCCAGTCGAACCACGAAGGCGACCTGATC
This window harbors:
- a CDS encoding nitrile hydratase accessory protein, translating into MKANDMPPLALAPGMPRDADGPVFREPWEAQAFAMTLALHERGLFSWIEWAEALATQIAAAQAAGDPDTGDTYYRHWLAALEGLVARKGASSDDELARYRHAWDHAAERTPHGQPIELRGEDFPG
- the nthB gene encoding nitrile hydratase subunit beta, producing MTYTTHADLGGQPGFGPVTPEPEGELFHGAWEPRALALTLAMGATGSWNIDASRAVRETLPNYRDLSYYQIWLGALEQLMLQRGQVFPDEIASGEMRHPPAPVARVLQAANVPAVLAKGSATERPAPAPARFAVGQAVRMHLGRIDHHTRLPGYVQGKRGMIEHIHGAHVFADANAQGLGEQPQWLYTVVFDEAELWGADAPRQNLAVSVDAWESYLEPAA
- the nthA gene encoding nitrile hydratase subunit alpha; amino-acid sequence: MTGHDHSHDSHDSHDHSHDHSELGEMDLRVRALESVLTQKGYIDPAALDALIDTYQTRIGPRNGARVVARAWVDQKFHDWLMADATAAIASLGYTGRQGEHMVAVANTDDQHHMVVCTLCSCYPWPVLGLPPTWYKSAPYRSRAVKDPRGVLADFGTTLLENTRIRVWDSTAEVRYLVIPQRPAGTEGWSEDELAALVSRDSMIGTRVVEAPSARSTA
- a CDS encoding thymidylate synthase; amino-acid sequence: MTSSTRPIRSQYEDFMRHVDTHGVFKSDRTGTGTKSVFGHQMRFDLNEGFPLVTTKKVHLKSIIQELLWFLTGSSNNNWLKERGVTIWDEWAREDGDLGPVYGVQWRSWPTPDGGHIDQISDVIKTLKTNPDSRRIIVSAWNVAELSKMALMPCHAFFQFYVAPPQAEGERGKLSCQLYQRSADIFLGVPFNIASYALLTHMVAQQCDLDVGDFIWTGGDCHIYSNHAEQVKLQLSRDPYPYPTLNIKRKPDSIFDYQYEDFEVLDYKHGDPIKAPVAV
- a CDS encoding dihydrofolate reductase, translated to MSAATPRIHLIFARAANGVIGANNTIPWHLPEDMAHFKQQTLGAPVIMGRKTWDSLPPRFRPLPGRQNIVITRQADWAADGAQRVGSVQEAIALCEALELPDAWVIGGAQIYAEAEPLAQRAVVTEIARDYEGDAHAPVLDAAVWRETQRESHVSAKDGLPFSFVTYERIAA
- a CDS encoding phosphatidate phosphatase App1 family protein, with protein sequence MTTPPRRSGSSPRLSRRTVLAGAALLAGLAPLQALHAAGPLESDEEALFMPGTARPTADGRIEVDVHAWVFEREQRWGLDAALARYLGMNLKKLTPAARLRFSQRTALFHAESEEDKVIDVVFDGSATRLTMPPTGADGRSNLRAVLEASHIPASQEWLPFHGVTGPGELLPRFRGRAQIVPAQGVSVISDIDDTIKRTQVRDRREMLLNTFARRFEAAPGMAAYYRALAQAPGTRFHYLSGSPIQLYPALTDFIRDADFPAGSMHLRESTTWRTLIPSGEESRAHKLGAIERLLAEFPQRRFVLVGDSGEADPEIYAQVFRAHAQRIDGIVIRDVTDENRLSDRYRATFEGIDPVAWHLLQADTTAWPMQAALR
- the gdhA gene encoding NADP-specific glutamate dehydrogenase; protein product: MKHASAGGFLAHVAQRNPGQPEYLQAVTEVMESLWPYIEKHPKYTSHSLLERLVEPERVIMFRISWVDDHGEVQVNRGFRIQHSLAIGPYKGGMRFHPSVNLSILKFLAFEQTFKNALTTLPMGGGKGGADFDPKGKSQGEVMRFCQALVTELFRHVGADTDVPAGDVGVGGREVGFMAGMVKKLTNRADCVFTGKGLSFGGSLIRPEATGYGNVYFAQEMLKRKGRSFDGLRVSVSGAGNVAQYTIEKAMALGAKVVTVSDSSGTVVDEDGFTPEKLAVLMDVKNHLYGRVSDYAERTGTRFVAGATPWHVPVDVALPSATQNELNEEDARTLVKNGVVCVAEGANMPSTIEAVKVLEGHGVLYAPGKASNAGGVATSGLEMSQNAARLVWTRDEVDARLLQIMQGIHESCLHYGSRADGSVSYVDGANIAGFVRVADAMLAQGVV
- a CDS encoding TRAP transporter substrate-binding protein, producing MKTKHSKRTLLLAAVAATLAFAAPGAFAQLKERTIKFAFQNQAGHPQAQGAQKFADLVAAKSGGKITVKLFPGGTLGGDLQTVSALQGGTVEMTVLNAGILSAQVKEFAAFDFPFLFNSGKEADVVTDGPFGQKMMAKLEDKALHGLGYWDLGFRNLTNSKRPIVKADDIAGLKIRVIQSPIYIDMFNALGANATPLPFPELYPALDQKAVDGQENPNTTILSSKFAEVQKYITQTRHIYNPQALLISRKTWDGMSADEKKIVNEAAAEATVFQRQASRGAADSALDALKKAGMTVSELPPEEMTKLRAKVKPVIDKYTASVGEATVKELMAEIEKARK
- a CDS encoding IclR family transcriptional regulator, with translation MSGILERSFKVLEHLAEHPEGCALSALASELQIPLSASHRLLAELIRCGYVRQEARDGHYVLTIKLVSISLSFLSRSGIVDIAQPLLDQLASTSGELVRLAVVDGEDLTFVAKAQGATHGLRYDPDMGLSVALSCSAAGHAWLSTMGEDDAMALVAKKGLGKPEDFGPKAPTSLKAVMAFVKAARQRGFSMINEVFAPAMTAMAAPVFGADGTAIGVVTIAGPSVRLTPQRMEALGPALCQAAEEVARASGASALFKKRA
- a CDS encoding TRAP transporter substrate-binding protein, which encodes MLAVAGLCAGLTAPSWAQQERVIRFGHLNNADHPVSFGVKRFAELLSAKSGGKMKVQEFPASQLGNEMQQQSALQGGVQQMSAPATTSLAGIVKEFGLVDFPFSVNNFAQADALLDGPLGQALIAKLPEKGLVALGYWDLGFRNVTNSKRPIAKPEDLEGLKIRVIPNPVFLETFKAFKANPVPMPFAELYGALEAKAVDGQENPYAVILSNKFYEVQKFVSATNHVYAANIVLVSKKFWDSLTPAEQKMMNDAANEARGYQRQVSRAAAQKSVGELQAKGAQFNELSTPEQKRMREIAKPVVDKFAAQYDPAIVKLYNDELVRIRK